A single genomic interval of Methylosinus sp. LW4 harbors:
- a CDS encoding LysR substrate-binding domain-containing protein — protein sequence MNEQLASSALNSRDIEDLSDFLLFAAIVERGGIAGASRSLCIPKSRLSRRLAALEERYAVQLIHRSSRRFVVTDLGQSFYERCRDTLASSQATKAFIVQAQSRPRGALRVSAPAPLANYWLAPILPKFLARHPEISLELDARNWNVDLMADRIDLAIRIRPTPLDDSDLIIRRIGESRNILVASPGLPALDALHSPDDLPGYPLLGAPPAQGPSIWRLWHADGRIHVIPVDPRLATCELAVLRAASEAGLGIALLPAHFCQRQLDDGRLAIVLPEWAGPINDIHIAYLSRRGLSAAARALLDFLIDELPHGDRA from the coding sequence ATGAACGAACAGCTTGCGTCGTCTGCGTTGAATTCGAGAGACATAGAGGACCTCTCCGATTTTCTGCTGTTCGCCGCTATCGTCGAGCGGGGCGGGATCGCCGGCGCGAGCCGCAGCCTGTGCATTCCCAAGAGCCGGTTGAGCCGAAGGCTCGCGGCGCTCGAGGAGCGCTATGCGGTGCAGCTCATTCACCGCTCGTCGCGTCGTTTCGTGGTCACCGATCTGGGTCAGTCCTTTTATGAGCGATGCCGGGATACGCTGGCGAGCTCACAGGCGACGAAGGCCTTCATTGTCCAGGCGCAGAGCCGGCCGAGGGGCGCTCTGCGCGTGAGCGCGCCGGCGCCGCTCGCCAATTACTGGCTCGCTCCGATCCTGCCGAAATTCCTTGCGCGCCATCCGGAGATCTCGCTCGAGCTGGACGCGCGCAATTGGAACGTCGATCTGATGGCCGATCGGATCGATCTCGCAATCCGCATTCGCCCGACGCCGCTGGACGATTCCGATCTCATCATTCGTCGCATCGGCGAGAGCCGTAATATCCTCGTCGCCTCGCCCGGTCTCCCGGCTCTCGATGCGCTGCATTCGCCAGACGATCTTCCAGGCTATCCGCTGCTCGGAGCGCCGCCCGCGCAAGGCCCGTCGATCTGGCGCTTGTGGCATGCGGACGGGCGCATTCACGTCATTCCTGTCGATCCGCGGCTCGCGACTTGCGAGCTGGCCGTGCTCCGCGCCGCCTCGGAAGCCGGGCTTGGAATCGCATTGCTGCCGGCGCATTTCTGCCAGCGGCAACTCGACGACGGCAGGCTCGCCATCGTCCTGCCGGAATGGGCCGGACCCATCAACGACATTCACATCGCTTATCTGTCGCGACGCGGTCTGTCGGCGGCCGCGCGTGCGCTTCTCGATTTTCTCATCGACGAGCTGCCGCACGGCGATCGCGCATAG
- a CDS encoding FAD-dependent monooxygenase, translating into MVDALSKISPSTEEVDVVVIGAGPVGCASALQLGRAGRSTALFERRSGLSRHPKAGGIHARTMEIFRQWGLAHDIRAVGRGLLQPGAVPTAFTWLTRLNGVELGRIDFGSQADRELWATYSPEGPCFCGQDLYEPILFEALAKYPSVRAQFGKRATISALGDEGVEVEVSDEETGRIEKHVRARYLIAADGVRSPTRHALGVGESGFGAFGDSVNVQFRADLERHRAGRQYGLFWIVNPDTQGALSWRRQADRWSYNFEAAPGEDPQSYTEDRCRDIIRRAVGDLSVEIEILSILHWKHDQAVTDKWRVGRVFFVGDSAHRFPPHGGFGMNSGVQDSANLIWKLDLVLSSAAADSLLDTYQEERKPVAEFNGEQCLENTRRMEETGWLLHDTAHLAAIEEQTPRGHSVRDRIAAAIPRQREQFYSQGQQFGTIYRSAAVLLDGTEPELSTVSLYRPTAHPGARAPHLWLRDRDGRELSTIDLFYDGFVLLAGPDGSQWLRATAEAAAERTIGATAYLIGAGGDYVERSGERSFTEAYSVESDGAVLVRPDGHVAFRSRRLPGDPTRALVRALRHLLAGASATEEASSTETAPV; encoded by the coding sequence ATGGTCGATGCTCTGTCGAAGATTTCTCCGTCGACGGAAGAGGTGGACGTCGTCGTGATCGGAGCGGGGCCGGTAGGTTGCGCGTCCGCGCTGCAGCTCGGCCGCGCCGGGCGTTCGACGGCTCTCTTCGAACGCAGGTCTGGTCTGTCGCGTCATCCGAAAGCGGGCGGCATCCATGCACGAACGATGGAGATCTTCCGTCAATGGGGCCTCGCCCACGACATACGTGCGGTCGGCCGCGGCTTGCTGCAGCCGGGCGCCGTTCCCACGGCTTTTACATGGCTCACCCGATTGAATGGCGTCGAGCTCGGACGCATCGACTTCGGCTCGCAGGCTGATCGCGAGCTCTGGGCGACCTATTCGCCGGAAGGCCCGTGTTTTTGCGGGCAGGACCTCTACGAGCCGATCCTGTTCGAGGCTCTCGCAAAATATCCTTCTGTGCGCGCGCAATTCGGCAAGCGCGCGACGATCTCCGCGCTGGGCGACGAGGGCGTCGAGGTGGAGGTGAGCGATGAAGAGACCGGCCGCATCGAAAAGCATGTGCGCGCGCGTTATCTGATCGCCGCCGACGGCGTGCGCAGCCCAACGCGTCATGCGCTCGGAGTAGGCGAGAGCGGTTTCGGCGCCTTCGGCGATTCCGTCAATGTCCAATTTCGCGCCGATCTCGAACGACACAGAGCGGGACGCCAATACGGCCTCTTCTGGATCGTCAATCCAGACACGCAAGGCGCTTTGAGCTGGCGGCGCCAAGCCGATCGCTGGTCCTATAATTTTGAAGCGGCGCCCGGCGAAGATCCCCAATCGTACACCGAGGATCGTTGTCGCGACATCATTCGCAGAGCCGTCGGCGATTTGTCGGTCGAAATCGAGATTCTCAGCATCCTGCATTGGAAGCACGATCAGGCTGTCACCGACAAATGGCGCGTCGGGCGCGTCTTCTTCGTCGGCGATTCTGCGCATCGCTTTCCGCCTCACGGCGGATTCGGCATGAATTCCGGCGTGCAGGACAGCGCCAATCTGATCTGGAAGCTCGACCTCGTGCTGAGCAGCGCGGCCGCCGATTCGCTGCTCGATACCTATCAAGAAGAGCGCAAGCCCGTGGCCGAATTCAATGGCGAGCAGTGTCTCGAGAACACGCGCCGCATGGAGGAGACCGGCTGGCTGCTGCACGACACGGCGCATCTGGCTGCGATCGAAGAACAAACGCCGCGCGGCCATTCCGTCCGCGATCGCATCGCTGCGGCGATCCCGCGTCAGCGGGAGCAGTTCTATTCTCAAGGGCAACAATTCGGAACCATTTATCGTTCGGCGGCGGTCCTTCTCGACGGAACCGAGCCGGAGCTCTCGACGGTGAGCCTCTATCGTCCAACAGCGCATCCAGGAGCCCGGGCGCCGCATCTGTGGCTGCGCGACCGCGATGGGCGAGAATTGTCGACGATCGATCTGTTCTACGACGGCTTCGTGCTTCTCGCCGGCCCCGACGGAAGCCAATGGCTTCGCGCTACCGCTGAAGCCGCCGCTGAGCGCACGATCGGCGCGACGGCCTATCTGATCGGCGCAGGCGGCGATTATGTCGAGCGCTCGGGCGAGCGGAGCTTCACGGAAGCCTATAGCGTCGAGAGCGACGGCGCAGTTCTGGTCCGCCCCGACGGGCATGTCGCATTTCGGTCGCGGCGCCTACCCGGCGATCCGACGCGAGCCCTGGTCAGGGCGCTTCGACATTTGCTCGCAGGCGCGTCGGCGACCGAGGAGGCGTCCTCGACGGAGACCGCGCCCGTGTGA
- a CDS encoding NADPH-dependent FMN reductase: MSEIHVLAIAGSLRRASYNRMIAETLRFMAPRDMVISVYDGLGELPHYNEDIDNHSPPSSVLALRRQIAMADALFWAFPEFNHSIPGVLKNLVDWTSHPLDVAPLVGKVSGISVATQGHGGYRGMADLARILRDLGGYVVPAPEVCIQHVQNKLAVDEFGRIEILDASTRSSLELLLRALDRAARDKVGAQTAAPWQELFALRRRKEEADRK; encoded by the coding sequence ATGTCAGAGATACATGTTCTTGCTATAGCCGGCTCTCTCAGAAGAGCCTCCTACAATCGCATGATTGCGGAGACGTTACGGTTTATGGCCCCCCGAGACATGGTCATTTCCGTCTATGACGGTCTCGGCGAATTGCCTCACTACAACGAGGACATCGACAATCATTCTCCTCCCTCGTCGGTGCTCGCGCTACGTCGACAGATCGCCATGGCGGACGCCCTTTTCTGGGCCTTTCCAGAGTTCAATCATTCGATACCGGGCGTGCTGAAGAATCTCGTCGATTGGACGTCGCATCCGCTGGACGTCGCGCCGCTCGTCGGAAAAGTTTCAGGAATATCCGTTGCGACGCAGGGACATGGCGGCTATCGGGGAATGGCCGATCTCGCGCGCATTCTCCGCGATCTCGGGGGCTATGTCGTTCCTGCGCCAGAGGTCTGCATCCAGCATGTACAGAACAAGCTGGCCGTCGATGAATTCGGCCGTATCGAAATTCTCGACGCGAGCACACGCTCGTCGCTGGAGCTGCTGCTGCGCGCGCTCGACCGCGCCGCCCGAGACAAGGTCGGCGCTCAGACGGCTGCTCCGTGGCAGGAGCTCTTTGCTCTGCGGCGCAGGAAGGAAGAGGCCGATCGAAAATAG
- a CDS encoding crotonase/enoyl-CoA hydratase family protein translates to MNDTVLFELRGDIALLTLNRPKKLNALDYATNDRLLALLDAIEVDAAVRAVIITGAGERAFSVGGDIHEFSASVRLGVDEAVGAFCRRGQAMTARFEAFPKPVIAAVNGIAFGGGCEITEAAHLAVASELALFAKPEINIGIPPTFGGTQRLPRLVGRKRALELLLTGETFTPARALELGLVNKIVSHADLLSSAFDLASRILQHSSLAAARVITAVTRGLNMSIAEGLEIEREQFARMCATHDVREGLDAWIARRKPVYTGT, encoded by the coding sequence ATGAACGATACGGTCCTTTTCGAGCTGCGCGGCGACATCGCGTTGCTGACCCTGAACCGCCCGAAGAAGCTCAATGCGCTCGACTACGCCACGAACGATCGGCTGCTGGCGCTGCTCGACGCCATCGAGGTGGACGCCGCCGTTCGAGCTGTCATCATCACCGGCGCCGGGGAGCGTGCGTTCTCGGTGGGCGGCGACATCCACGAATTCTCCGCCAGCGTCCGGCTTGGGGTCGACGAGGCCGTTGGTGCGTTTTGTCGCCGCGGACAGGCCATGACCGCGCGCTTCGAGGCGTTTCCCAAGCCTGTCATCGCGGCGGTCAATGGCATTGCATTCGGCGGCGGGTGCGAGATCACCGAGGCGGCGCATCTTGCCGTGGCCTCGGAACTGGCGCTCTTCGCCAAGCCGGAAATTAATATCGGCATTCCACCAACATTCGGCGGCACTCAACGCCTCCCGCGTCTGGTCGGACGCAAGCGCGCGCTCGAACTCCTGCTGACAGGTGAAACATTTACCCCCGCACGCGCCCTCGAGCTCGGTCTTGTCAACAAAATCGTGTCGCATGCAGATCTCTTGTCGAGCGCCTTCGATTTGGCCTCTCGCATCCTGCAGCATTCGTCACTGGCGGCGGCGCGCGTCATCACAGCGGTGACGCGCGGGCTCAACATGAGCATCGCGGAAGGGCTCGAGATCGAACGGGAGCAGTTTGCCCGCATGTGCGCCACACACGACGTGCGCGAGGGTCTCGACGCCTGGATCGCCCGGCGCAAGCCGGTCTACACCGGAACTTGA
- a CDS encoding TonB-dependent receptor, whose amino-acid sequence MGVAKRRSVSVLMRGASILATGAAIVSAEVARAQQAEQAANVGDVFVDGSDDRAEASRSVIQAQNKPRSIVVVDERTIDDQNINRLDELQQLIPNYRANNGTTLQSSRQTIRWVGIGASGTGVGTESPTGYVVDNVFWKYWGFQWMDLFDVKSFEVTYGPQGTAGGKNTAVGSLIINNRLPSFKPQTTVETNFANHSRVIEKVTTTGPLIDDKLAYRVSFFMDKGSGWIHDQVSGAGYKNTDRWGVRGQLFYVGDDITDRLIFNYNKSDEYNGYNLGPYSDTTLVYANGTRPSATFAQNVAARLGKPILSWDPYKPSISREGVDPTRTITVSNELNIGVGQNIFTSITAYGFNRNEMRYFEETNLLELWRGGMNTALGQGSQEFRLTSPKDQPLEWTTGVYLFYDDATNQMHHTNFGVDAARFLNRPGALPGVTVWDYTHARDFQAASYGQVTYHIDDQWSATLGLRESYEIRQGSVSQINRYYPNASIFAQDQAVIAAGSRGLGDTGGRQKPLNFLTGIFNPQYKLNENINIFTLVGRAEKAGAVNTSANPRYVLKNGVYTFDSYPTVITKPEYSWDYEIGFKSNWLDNHLFFNVNLYWNDFFNFQTQVVDGSARDQFGAPLGLTTLGNAAHARIRGVEFDGRWSPVEKLWITFNGAFTDARWVSWPDAGPPPDWNWSTGSVPAPQQLSLSNTRWTGVPLWNFSIGANYEHSIGRVFSGLGDLSNLGSFEDWTAKPITAYGYFNVSWQDKTQLTNPWSIVQYWQGSYAIVNAGIGIKTEDDRYNLSFWAKNIGNERPYTSWDQGTASTPARVGLARWDATWGGAFRVKL is encoded by the coding sequence ATGGGTGTCGCCAAGCGACGATCTGTGTCTGTACTCATGCGTGGCGCCTCGATCCTCGCCACAGGCGCCGCAATAGTCTCCGCCGAAGTGGCGCGCGCTCAGCAAGCTGAACAGGCCGCGAACGTGGGAGATGTATTCGTCGACGGATCAGACGATCGGGCGGAAGCCTCGCGTTCTGTCATTCAGGCGCAAAATAAGCCACGCTCGATCGTCGTCGTCGACGAGAGGACGATCGATGACCAGAACATCAATCGCCTCGACGAATTACAGCAGTTGATCCCGAACTATCGCGCCAATAATGGCACCACCTTGCAGTCCTCGCGCCAGACGATTCGCTGGGTTGGAATCGGCGCCTCCGGCACCGGTGTCGGCACGGAGTCCCCGACCGGCTACGTCGTCGACAATGTCTTCTGGAAATATTGGGGCTTCCAATGGATGGACCTGTTCGACGTCAAGTCCTTCGAAGTCACCTATGGCCCGCAGGGGACGGCAGGGGGGAAAAACACCGCTGTCGGCAGTCTGATCATCAATAATAGACTGCCCTCATTCAAGCCACAGACGACAGTCGAGACCAATTTCGCAAATCACAGCCGCGTCATCGAGAAAGTCACGACCACCGGCCCGCTCATTGACGACAAGCTCGCTTACCGCGTGAGCTTTTTCATGGACAAGGGCAGCGGCTGGATACACGATCAGGTGAGCGGCGCTGGCTACAAGAATACAGACCGTTGGGGCGTTCGCGGGCAGCTTTTCTACGTCGGCGATGACATCACGGACCGGCTCATTTTCAATTACAACAAGTCCGACGAATACAACGGCTACAATCTCGGGCCTTACTCAGATACGACCCTCGTCTACGCCAATGGAACGCGTCCCAGCGCGACCTTCGCGCAGAATGTCGCGGCTCGACTTGGCAAGCCTATTTTGTCCTGGGATCCTTACAAGCCTTCAATATCGCGAGAGGGTGTCGACCCTACGAGAACGATCACCGTTTCGAACGAGCTCAACATCGGCGTCGGACAAAATATCTTCACGTCCATTACGGCCTATGGCTTCAACCGAAACGAGATGCGCTATTTCGAGGAAACGAACCTCCTCGAGCTGTGGCGCGGCGGTATGAACACCGCGCTCGGGCAGGGGTCGCAGGAATTTCGTCTGACGTCGCCCAAGGACCAGCCGCTCGAATGGACGACTGGCGTGTACCTCTTCTACGACGACGCGACGAATCAGATGCATCATACGAACTTCGGTGTGGACGCCGCGCGATTCCTGAATCGACCTGGCGCGCTTCCCGGCGTGACGGTGTGGGATTACACCCACGCGCGAGACTTTCAGGCCGCCTCCTACGGCCAAGTCACCTATCATATCGACGACCAATGGTCGGCGACGCTTGGACTGCGTGAGAGCTACGAGATTCGGCAGGGTTCGGTCAGTCAGATCAACCGCTATTATCCGAATGCATCGATCTTCGCGCAAGATCAGGCGGTCATTGCTGCGGGAAGCCGCGGTTTGGGCGATACGGGCGGCCGCCAAAAACCTCTCAATTTCCTGACGGGGATATTCAATCCTCAATACAAACTGAATGAGAATATCAATATATTCACGTTGGTCGGCAGGGCCGAGAAGGCCGGAGCCGTCAACACTAGCGCGAACCCTCGATACGTTCTCAAGAATGGCGTTTACACATTCGATTCGTACCCGACTGTGATCACGAAGCCGGAATATTCATGGGATTACGAGATCGGCTTCAAGTCGAACTGGCTCGACAACCATTTATTCTTTAACGTGAACCTCTATTGGAACGACTTTTTCAACTTCCAGACGCAAGTGGTCGACGGCTCCGCGCGCGACCAGTTCGGCGCCCCTCTTGGCCTCACGACCCTGGGGAATGCCGCGCACGCGCGCATCCGTGGGGTCGAGTTCGACGGGCGATGGAGCCCGGTCGAAAAATTGTGGATCACCTTCAATGGCGCCTTCACTGACGCACGTTGGGTGAGTTGGCCGGACGCCGGACCGCCGCCGGATTGGAATTGGTCGACCGGGTCCGTACCCGCGCCCCAGCAATTGTCGCTTTCCAATACGCGCTGGACGGGCGTTCCGCTCTGGAACTTCAGTATTGGCGCGAACTACGAGCATTCCATCGGGCGCGTGTTCTCTGGTCTCGGCGATCTCTCCAACCTCGGAAGTTTCGAAGACTGGACCGCGAAGCCGATCACCGCGTACGGCTATTTCAACGTTAGCTGGCAAGACAAGACGCAGCTGACGAATCCATGGTCGATAGTGCAATACTGGCAGGGAAGCTACGCGATCGTGAACGCTGGCATAGGAATCAAGACCGAGGACGATCGATACAATCTCAGCTTCTGGGCGAAGAATATCGGCAATGAGAGGCCTTATACCTCCTGGGACCAGGGGACGGCCTCGACGCCGGCGCGAGTTGGTCTTGCACGCTGGGATGCAACCTGGGGCGGCGCGTTTCGCGTGAAGCTCTAG